A single Meles meles chromosome 20, mMelMel3.1 paternal haplotype, whole genome shotgun sequence DNA region contains:
- the ADGRL1 gene encoding adhesion G protein-coupled receptor L1 isoform X2 translates to MARLAAVLWSLCITGVLVTSATQGLSRAGLPFGLMRRELACEGYPIELRCPGSDVIMVENANYGRTDDKICDADPFQMENVQCYLPDAFKIMSQRCNNRTQCVVVAGSDAFPDPCPGTYKYLEVQYDCVPYIEVEQKVFVCPGTLQKVLEPTSTHESEHQSGAWCKDPLQAGDRIYVMPWIPYRTDTLTEYASWEDYVASRHTTTYRLPNRVDGTGFVVYDGAVFYNKERTRNIVKYDLRTRIKSGETVINTANYHDTSPYRWGGKTDIDLAVDENGLWVIYATEGNNGRLVVSQLNPYTLRFEGTWETGYDKRSASNAFMVCGVLYVLRSVYVDDDSEAAGNRVDYAFNTNANREEPVSLAFPNPYQFVSSVDYNPRDNQLYVWNNYFVVRYSLEFGPPDPSAGPATSPPLSTTTTARPTPLTSTASPAATTPLRRVPLTTHPVGAINQLGPDLPPATALAPSTRRPPAPNLHVSPELFCEPREVRRVQWPATQQGMLVERPCPKGTRGIASFQCLPALGLWNPRGPDLSNCTSPWVNQVAQKIKSGENAANIASELARHTRGSIYAGDVSSSVKLMEQLLDILDAQLQALRPIERESAGKNYNKMHKRERTCKDYIKAVVETVDNLLRPEALESWKDMNATEQVHTATMLLDVLEEGAFLLADNVREPARFLAAKQNVVLEVTVLNTEGQVQELVFPQEYPSENSIQLSANTIKQNSRNGVVKVVFILYNNLGLFLSTENATVKLAGEAGTGGPGGASLVVNSQVIAASINKESSRVFLMDPVIFTVAHLEAKNHFNANCSFWNYSERSMLGYWSTQGCRLVESNKTHTTCACSHLTNFAVLMAHREIYQGRINELLLSVITWVGIVISLVCLAICISTFCFLRGLQTDRNTIHKNLCINLFLAELLFLVGIDKTQYEIACPIFAGLLHYFFLAAFSWLCLEGVHLYLLLVEVFESEYSRTKYYYLGGYCFPALVVGIAAAIDYRSYGTEKACWLRVDNYFIWSFIGPVSFVIVVNLVFLMVTLHKMVRSSSVLKPDSSRLDNIKSWALGAIALLFLLGLTWAFGLLFINKESVVMAYLFTTFNAFQGVFIFVFHCALQKKVHKEYSKCLRHSYCCIRSPPGGAHGSLKTSAMRSNTRYYTGTQSRIRRMWNDTVRKQTESSFMAGDINSTPTLNRGTMGNHLLTNPVLQPRGGTSPYNTLIAESVGFNPSSPPVFNSPGSYREPKHPLGGREACGMDTLPLNGNFNNSYSLRSGDFPPGDGASEPPRGRNLADAAAFEKMIISELVHNNLRGSSSGAKGPPPPEPPVPPVPGGGGEEEAGGPGGADRAEIELLYKALEEPLLLPRAQSVLYQSDLDESESCTAEDGATSRPLSSPPGRDSLYASGANLRDSPSYPDSSPEGPSEALPPPPPAPPGPPEIYYTSRPPALVARNPLQGYYQVRRPSHEGYLAAPGLEGPGPDGDGQMQLVTSL, encoded by the exons TCTTCGTGTGCCCAGGGACCCTACAGAAGGTGTTGGAGCCCACGTCCACGCACGAGTCGGAACACCAGTCTGGCGCGTGGTGCAAGGACCCGCTGCAGGCGGGCGACCGTATCTACGTCATGCCCTGGATCCCCTACCGCACGGACACGCTAACGGAGTACGCCTCGTGGGAGGACTACGTGGCCTCGCGCCACACCACCACCTACCGCCTGCCCAACCGCGTGGACGGCACGGGCTTCGTGGTCTACGACGGCGCGGTCTTCTACAACAAGGAGCGCACGCGCAACATCGTCAAGTACGATCTGCGCACGCGCATCAAGAGCGGGGAGACCGTCATCAACACGGCCAACTACCACGACACGTCGCCCTACCGCTGGGGGGGCAAGACGGACATCGACCTGGCTGTGGACGAGAACGGGCTGTGGGTCATCTACGCCACCGAGGGCAACAACGGGCGCCTGGTGGTGAGCCAGCTCAACCCCTACACGCTGCGCTTCGAGGGCACGTGGGAGACGGGCTACGACAAGCGCTCGGCGTCCAACGCCTTCATGGTGTGCGGAGTCCTGTACGTGCTGCGCTCCGTGTACGTGGATGACGACAGCGAGGCGGCCGGCAACCGCGTGGACTACGCCTTCAACACCAACGCCAACCGCGAGGAGCCGGTCAGCCTGGCCTTCCCCAACCCCTACCAGTTCGTCTCCTCCGTGGACTACAACCCTCGCGACAACCAGCTGTACGTCTGGAACAACTATTTCGTGGTGCGCTACAGCCTGGAGTTCGGGCCGCCAGACCCCAGTGCCG GCCCAGCCACTTCCCCGCCTCTCAGCACGACCACCACAGCCCGACCCACACCCCTTACCAGCACGGCCTCTCCTGCGGCCACCACCCCGCTCCGCCGAGTGCCCCTCACCACACACCCGGTGGGCGCCATCAACCAGCTAGGACCTGACCTGCCTCCAGCCACAGCCCTGGCTCCCAGCACCCGGCGGCCCCCTGCCCCCAATCTGCACGTGTCCCCAGAGCTTTTCTGTGAACCTCGAGAGGTGCGGCGGGTCCAGTGGCCGGCCACCCAGCAGGGCATGCTGGTCGAGAGGCCCTGCCCCAAGGGGACCCGAG GAATTGCCTCCTTCCAGTGTCTACCAGCCCTGGGGCTCTggaacccccggggccctgacctCAGCAACTGCACCTCCCCCTGGGTCAACCAGGTGGCCCAGAAG ATCAAGAGTGGCGAGAATGCAGCCAACATTGCCAGCGAGCTGGCCCGTCACACCCGAGGTTCCATCTATGCGGGTGACGTGTCCTCCTCTGTGAAGCTGATGGAGCAGCTGCTGGATATCCTGGATGCCCAGCTACAGGCCTTGCGGCCCATTGAGCGGGAGTCAGCGGGCAAGAACTACAACAAG ATGCACAAGCGGGAGAGAACTTGCAAAGACTACATCAAG GCTGTGGTGGAGACAGTGGACAACCTGCTGCGGCCAGAGGCTCTGGAGTCCTGGAAGGACATGAATGCCACAGAGCAGGTGCACACTGCCACCATGCTCTTGGATGTGCTGGAGGAGGGCGCCTTCCTGCTGGCCGACAATGTCAGGGAGCCCGCCCGCTTCCTGGCCGCCAAACAGAATGTGG TCCTGGAGGTGACAGTCCTAAACACAGAGGGCCAAGTGCAGGAGCTGGTGTTCCCTCAGGAATACCCAAGCGAGAACTCCATCCAGCTGTCCGCCAACACAATCAAGCAGAACAGCCGCAACG GTGTGGTCAAAGTGGTCTTCATCCTCTACAACAACCTGGGCCTCTTCTTGTCCACCGAGAATGCCACAGTGAAGCTGGCGGGGGAAGCAGGTACGGGTGGCCCTGGCGGCGCCTCCCTCGTGGTGAACTCGCAGGTCATTGCAGCGTCCATCAATAAGGAGTCCAGTCGTGTCTTTCTCATGGACCCTGTCATCTTCACCGTGGCCCACCTGGAG GCCAAGAACCACTTCAATGCTAACTGCTCCTTCTGGAACTACTCGGAGCGTTCCATGCTGGGCTACTGGTCAACCCAGGGCTGCCGCCTGGTGGAGTCCAACAAGACCCATACCACGTGTGCCTGCAGCCACCTCACCAACTTTGCCGTGCTAATGGCTCACCGCGAGATC TACCAAGGCCGCATCAACGAGCTGCTGCTGTCGGTCATCACCTGGGTGGGCATCGTGATCTCCCTCGTCTGCCTGGCCATCTGTATCTCTACCTTCTGCTTCTTGCGGGGGCTGCAGACCGACCGCAACACCATCCACAAGAACCTGTGCATCAACCTCTTTCTGGCCGAGCTGCTCTTCCTGGTCGGGATAGACAAGACTCAGTATGAG ATCGCATGCCCCATCTTCGCCGGCTTGCTGCACTACTTCTTCCTGGCCGCCTTCTCCTGGCTGTGCCTGGAGGGTGTGCACCTCTACCTGCTGCTGGTGGAAGTGTTTGAGAGCGAGTACTCCCGCACCAAGTACTACTACCTGGGGGGCTACTGCTTTCCGGCCCTGGTAGTAGGCATCGCGGCGGCCATCGACTACCGCAGCTATGGCACTGAGAAGGC CTGCTGGCTCCGAGTGGACAATTACTTCATCTGGAGCTTCATTGGACCTGTCTCTTTTGTTATCGTG GTGAACCTGGTGTTCCTCATGGTGACCCTGCACAAGATGGTCCGGAGCTCGTCTGTGCTCAAGCCCGATTCCAGTCGCCTGGACAACATTAA ATCCTGGGCCCTGGGGGCCATCGCGCTGCTCTTCCTGCTGGGCCTCACCTGGGCATTTGGCCTGCTCTTCATCAATAAGGAGTCAGTGGTCATGGCCTATCTCTTTACCACTTTCAACGCCTTCCAGGGGGTCTTCATCTTTGTCTTTCACTGCGCCTTACAGAAGAAG GTGCACAAGGAGTACAGCAAGTGCCTGCGTCACTCCTACTGCTGCATCCGCTCCCCACCGGGGGGCGCTCACGGCTCACTCAAGACCTCAGCCATGCGGAGCAACACCCGCTACTACACAGGGACCCAG AGCCGAATCCGGAGGATGTGGAATGACACGGTGAGGAAACAGACGGAGTCCTCCTTCATGGCAGGCGACATCAACAGCACCCCCACCTTGAACCGAG GTACCATGGGGAACCACCTGCTGACCAATCCCGTGCTGCAGCCCCGTGGGGGCACCAGCCCCTACAACACCCTCATCGCTGAGTCAGTGGGCTTCaatccctcttcccctcctgtcTTCAACTCCCCAG GGAGCTACCGGGAACCCA AGCACCCTCTGGGAGGCCGGGAAGCCTGCGGCATGGACACACTGCCCCTCAACGGCAACTTCAACAACAGTTACTCCTTGCGAAGTGGGGATTTCCCTCCAGGGGATGGGGCCTCTGAGCCGCCCCGAGGCCGGAACCTGGCTGATGCTGCTGCCTTCGAGAAGATGATCATCTCAGAGCTGGTACACAACAACCTGCGGGGTAGCAGCAGTGGGGCCAAGGGCCCCCCACCACCTGAACCCCCCGTGCCACCTGTGCCAGGGGGTGGTGGCGAGGAAGAAGCAGGCGGGCCCGGGGGTGCTGACCGGGCAGAGATCGAACTTCTCTACAAGGCCTTGGAGGAGCCACTGCTGCTGCCCCGGGCCCAGTCGGTGCTGTACCAGAGCGATCTGGATGAGTCGGAGAGCTGCACTGCGGAGGATGGGGCCACCAGTCGGCCCCTATCCTCCCCTCCGGGCCGGGACTCCCTCTACGCCAGCGGGGCCAACCTGCGGGACTCGCCCTCCTATCCGGACAGCAGCCCCGAGGGGCCCAGTgaggccctgcccccacccccgcctgcacCCCCCGGCCCCCCGGAAATCTACTACACCTCGCGCCCACCGGCCCTGGTGGCCCGGAACCCCCTGCAGGGCTACTACCAGGTGCGGCGGCCCAGCCACGAGGGCTACCTGGCGGCCCCGGGCCTTGAGGGGCCAGGGCCTGATGGGGATGGGCAGATGCAGCTGGTCACCAGTCTCTGA
- the ADGRL1 gene encoding adhesion G protein-coupled receptor L1 isoform X7 gives MPSRSCHRGVTTAPSAWWLLALTPFLTPVLGPTSTWRCSTTVSPTGMGGWGGAPHLSDISAALVPPPEPGMVAVFVCPGTLQKVLEPTSTHESEHQSGAWCKDPLQAGDRIYVMPWIPYRTDTLTEYASWEDYVASRHTTTYRLPNRVDGTGFVVYDGAVFYNKERTRNIVKYDLRTRIKSGETVINTANYHDTSPYRWGGKTDIDLAVDENGLWVIYATEGNNGRLVVSQLNPYTLRFEGTWETGYDKRSASNAFMVCGVLYVLRSVYVDDDSEAAGNRVDYAFNTNANREEPVSLAFPNPYQFVSSVDYNPRDNQLYVWNNYFVVRYSLEFGPPDPSAGPATSPPLSTTTTARPTPLTSTASPAATTPLRRVPLTTHPVGAINQLGPDLPPATALAPSTRRPPAPNLHVSPELFCEPREVRRVQWPATQQGMLVERPCPKGTRGIASFQCLPALGLWNPRGPDLSNCTSPWVNQVAQKIKSGENAANIASELARHTRGSIYAGDVSSSVKLMEQLLDILDAQLQALRPIERESAGKNYNKMHKRERTCKDYIKAVVETVDNLLRPEALESWKDMNATEQVHTATMLLDVLEEGAFLLADNVREPARFLAAKQNVVLEVTVLNTEGQVQELVFPQEYPSENSIQLSANTIKQNSRNGVVKVVFILYNNLGLFLSTENATVKLAGEAGTGGPGGASLVVNSQVIAASINKESSRVFLMDPVIFTVAHLEAKNHFNANCSFWNYSERSMLGYWSTQGCRLVESNKTHTTCACSHLTNFAVLMAHREIYQGRINELLLSVITWVGIVISLVCLAICISTFCFLRGLQTDRNTIHKNLCINLFLAELLFLVGIDKTQYEIACPIFAGLLHYFFLAAFSWLCLEGVHLYLLLVEVFESEYSRTKYYYLGGYCFPALVVGIAAAIDYRSYGTEKACWLRVDNYFIWSFIGPVSFVIVVNLVFLMVTLHKMVRSSSVLKPDSSRLDNIKSWALGAIALLFLLGLTWAFGLLFINKESVVMAYLFTTFNAFQGVFIFVFHCALQKKVHKEYSKCLRHSYCCIRSPPGGAHGSLKTSAMRSNTRYYTGTQSRIRRMWNDTVRKQTESSFMAGDINSTPTLNRGTMGNHLLTNPVLQPRGGTSPYNTLIAESVGFNPSSPPVFNSPGSYREPKHPLGGREACGMDTLPLNGNFNNSYSLRSGDFPPGDGASEPPRGRNLADAAAFEKMIISELVHNNLRGSSSGAKGPPPPEPPVPPVPGGGGEEEAGGPGGADRAEIELLYKALEEPLLLPRAQSVLYQSDLDESESCTAEDGATSRPLSSPPGRDSLYASGANLRDSPSYPDSSPEGPSEALPPPPPAPPGPPEIYYTSRPPALVARNPLQGYYQVRRPSHEGYLAAPGLEGPGPDGDGQMQLVTSL, from the exons TCTTCGTGTGCCCAGGGACCCTACAGAAGGTGTTGGAGCCCACGTCCACGCACGAGTCGGAACACCAGTCTGGCGCGTGGTGCAAGGACCCGCTGCAGGCGGGCGACCGTATCTACGTCATGCCCTGGATCCCCTACCGCACGGACACGCTAACGGAGTACGCCTCGTGGGAGGACTACGTGGCCTCGCGCCACACCACCACCTACCGCCTGCCCAACCGCGTGGACGGCACGGGCTTCGTGGTCTACGACGGCGCGGTCTTCTACAACAAGGAGCGCACGCGCAACATCGTCAAGTACGATCTGCGCACGCGCATCAAGAGCGGGGAGACCGTCATCAACACGGCCAACTACCACGACACGTCGCCCTACCGCTGGGGGGGCAAGACGGACATCGACCTGGCTGTGGACGAGAACGGGCTGTGGGTCATCTACGCCACCGAGGGCAACAACGGGCGCCTGGTGGTGAGCCAGCTCAACCCCTACACGCTGCGCTTCGAGGGCACGTGGGAGACGGGCTACGACAAGCGCTCGGCGTCCAACGCCTTCATGGTGTGCGGAGTCCTGTACGTGCTGCGCTCCGTGTACGTGGATGACGACAGCGAGGCGGCCGGCAACCGCGTGGACTACGCCTTCAACACCAACGCCAACCGCGAGGAGCCGGTCAGCCTGGCCTTCCCCAACCCCTACCAGTTCGTCTCCTCCGTGGACTACAACCCTCGCGACAACCAGCTGTACGTCTGGAACAACTATTTCGTGGTGCGCTACAGCCTGGAGTTCGGGCCGCCAGACCCCAGTGCCG GCCCAGCCACTTCCCCGCCTCTCAGCACGACCACCACAGCCCGACCCACACCCCTTACCAGCACGGCCTCTCCTGCGGCCACCACCCCGCTCCGCCGAGTGCCCCTCACCACACACCCGGTGGGCGCCATCAACCAGCTAGGACCTGACCTGCCTCCAGCCACAGCCCTGGCTCCCAGCACCCGGCGGCCCCCTGCCCCCAATCTGCACGTGTCCCCAGAGCTTTTCTGTGAACCTCGAGAGGTGCGGCGGGTCCAGTGGCCGGCCACCCAGCAGGGCATGCTGGTCGAGAGGCCCTGCCCCAAGGGGACCCGAG GAATTGCCTCCTTCCAGTGTCTACCAGCCCTGGGGCTCTggaacccccggggccctgacctCAGCAACTGCACCTCCCCCTGGGTCAACCAGGTGGCCCAGAAG ATCAAGAGTGGCGAGAATGCAGCCAACATTGCCAGCGAGCTGGCCCGTCACACCCGAGGTTCCATCTATGCGGGTGACGTGTCCTCCTCTGTGAAGCTGATGGAGCAGCTGCTGGATATCCTGGATGCCCAGCTACAGGCCTTGCGGCCCATTGAGCGGGAGTCAGCGGGCAAGAACTACAACAAG ATGCACAAGCGGGAGAGAACTTGCAAAGACTACATCAAG GCTGTGGTGGAGACAGTGGACAACCTGCTGCGGCCAGAGGCTCTGGAGTCCTGGAAGGACATGAATGCCACAGAGCAGGTGCACACTGCCACCATGCTCTTGGATGTGCTGGAGGAGGGCGCCTTCCTGCTGGCCGACAATGTCAGGGAGCCCGCCCGCTTCCTGGCCGCCAAACAGAATGTGG TCCTGGAGGTGACAGTCCTAAACACAGAGGGCCAAGTGCAGGAGCTGGTGTTCCCTCAGGAATACCCAAGCGAGAACTCCATCCAGCTGTCCGCCAACACAATCAAGCAGAACAGCCGCAACG GTGTGGTCAAAGTGGTCTTCATCCTCTACAACAACCTGGGCCTCTTCTTGTCCACCGAGAATGCCACAGTGAAGCTGGCGGGGGAAGCAGGTACGGGTGGCCCTGGCGGCGCCTCCCTCGTGGTGAACTCGCAGGTCATTGCAGCGTCCATCAATAAGGAGTCCAGTCGTGTCTTTCTCATGGACCCTGTCATCTTCACCGTGGCCCACCTGGAG GCCAAGAACCACTTCAATGCTAACTGCTCCTTCTGGAACTACTCGGAGCGTTCCATGCTGGGCTACTGGTCAACCCAGGGCTGCCGCCTGGTGGAGTCCAACAAGACCCATACCACGTGTGCCTGCAGCCACCTCACCAACTTTGCCGTGCTAATGGCTCACCGCGAGATC TACCAAGGCCGCATCAACGAGCTGCTGCTGTCGGTCATCACCTGGGTGGGCATCGTGATCTCCCTCGTCTGCCTGGCCATCTGTATCTCTACCTTCTGCTTCTTGCGGGGGCTGCAGACCGACCGCAACACCATCCACAAGAACCTGTGCATCAACCTCTTTCTGGCCGAGCTGCTCTTCCTGGTCGGGATAGACAAGACTCAGTATGAG ATCGCATGCCCCATCTTCGCCGGCTTGCTGCACTACTTCTTCCTGGCCGCCTTCTCCTGGCTGTGCCTGGAGGGTGTGCACCTCTACCTGCTGCTGGTGGAAGTGTTTGAGAGCGAGTACTCCCGCACCAAGTACTACTACCTGGGGGGCTACTGCTTTCCGGCCCTGGTAGTAGGCATCGCGGCGGCCATCGACTACCGCAGCTATGGCACTGAGAAGGC CTGCTGGCTCCGAGTGGACAATTACTTCATCTGGAGCTTCATTGGACCTGTCTCTTTTGTTATCGTG GTGAACCTGGTGTTCCTCATGGTGACCCTGCACAAGATGGTCCGGAGCTCGTCTGTGCTCAAGCCCGATTCCAGTCGCCTGGACAACATTAA ATCCTGGGCCCTGGGGGCCATCGCGCTGCTCTTCCTGCTGGGCCTCACCTGGGCATTTGGCCTGCTCTTCATCAATAAGGAGTCAGTGGTCATGGCCTATCTCTTTACCACTTTCAACGCCTTCCAGGGGGTCTTCATCTTTGTCTTTCACTGCGCCTTACAGAAGAAG GTGCACAAGGAGTACAGCAAGTGCCTGCGTCACTCCTACTGCTGCATCCGCTCCCCACCGGGGGGCGCTCACGGCTCACTCAAGACCTCAGCCATGCGGAGCAACACCCGCTACTACACAGGGACCCAG AGCCGAATCCGGAGGATGTGGAATGACACGGTGAGGAAACAGACGGAGTCCTCCTTCATGGCAGGCGACATCAACAGCACCCCCACCTTGAACCGAG GTACCATGGGGAACCACCTGCTGACCAATCCCGTGCTGCAGCCCCGTGGGGGCACCAGCCCCTACAACACCCTCATCGCTGAGTCAGTGGGCTTCaatccctcttcccctcctgtcTTCAACTCCCCAG GGAGCTACCGGGAACCCA AGCACCCTCTGGGAGGCCGGGAAGCCTGCGGCATGGACACACTGCCCCTCAACGGCAACTTCAACAACAGTTACTCCTTGCGAAGTGGGGATTTCCCTCCAGGGGATGGGGCCTCTGAGCCGCCCCGAGGCCGGAACCTGGCTGATGCTGCTGCCTTCGAGAAGATGATCATCTCAGAGCTGGTACACAACAACCTGCGGGGTAGCAGCAGTGGGGCCAAGGGCCCCCCACCACCTGAACCCCCCGTGCCACCTGTGCCAGGGGGTGGTGGCGAGGAAGAAGCAGGCGGGCCCGGGGGTGCTGACCGGGCAGAGATCGAACTTCTCTACAAGGCCTTGGAGGAGCCACTGCTGCTGCCCCGGGCCCAGTCGGTGCTGTACCAGAGCGATCTGGATGAGTCGGAGAGCTGCACTGCGGAGGATGGGGCCACCAGTCGGCCCCTATCCTCCCCTCCGGGCCGGGACTCCCTCTACGCCAGCGGGGCCAACCTGCGGGACTCGCCCTCCTATCCGGACAGCAGCCCCGAGGGGCCCAGTgaggccctgcccccacccccgcctgcacCCCCCGGCCCCCCGGAAATCTACTACACCTCGCGCCCACCGGCCCTGGTGGCCCGGAACCCCCTGCAGGGCTACTACCAGGTGCGGCGGCCCAGCCACGAGGGCTACCTGGCGGCCCCGGGCCTTGAGGGGCCAGGGCCTGATGGGGATGGGCAGATGCAGCTGGTCACCAGTCTCTGA